The sequence below is a genomic window from Agrobacterium tumefaciens.
TTCGGCGAGATCGGCTCGGCGCTCGATGCCCTCAACCAGTTTCGCGATACGCCTTTTGGCAAGGTTCGCATCAATGCGCCCAATTCGGTCGCACCGTTCGTATTCCGGTCAGTCATCGGTCCTCTGATTGCAGAAAATCCCGGGCTTCAGCTGGAAATCGTCGCTACCGACCGGCTTGTCGACATTGTGGAGGAGGGGTTCGATGCCGGCATCCGTCTTGGAGAAAGTCTGCGCGATGGCATGACGGCTGTGAAGATCAAACCGCGGCTTCGGTTTGCCGTCGTGGGCTCAACAAGCTATTTCGAACGTTATCCGCTTCCTAAAACCCCGGATGATCTGCGTGGCCATGTCTGCATCCGCAATATTTATCCAAGCGGCAAACCCTACCCTTGGGAGTTCAGCCGCGCTGGCAAGATCATCGAATTCGAGCCGACCGGATCTCTGTCGCTCGATGACCATGAACTGATGGTCGAGGCGGCACTTTCGGGCGTGGGGCTGGCTTACGTCTGGGAAGAGCGCGCGCGTTCCTATGTCCAGAGCGGCAGCCTGGTCGAATGCCTGGCATCCTGGAGTGCGCCCGAGGACTGGCTCTATCTCTATTACCCGACGCGGAAATACCTGTCGGCCGGCCTGCGCGCCGTCATTGATGCGCTGCGTGTGTGAAGGGACTGCAGCCCGACGGTTCGATTTCTATGAAGGCGCTAAACCTCGTCGAGCGAACTAAGGCGAGATTGGTGGCCACTCGTGAAGTGGGGAATGTTAATTCGGCACTTCTGAGGAAGCTTCGCTCGACATTGACAGGTTTTTCGCTGATGGCACGCTTGCGATCAAGACGGGTACCAGCGTTCATGAGGGACAAGGTTTCTTGGGTGCCCAATGGCTTTACGTGATGCAAGAGCAACGCGAGAAAGTCATGCAGGAAACTGGCATCTGTGTTTAAGGTTGGGGTAGCTGCGAGGCTTTCAGTTGGCTGCCACACAGATGACCGGACAGGTGATGACATGACAGAGCTGATGCTTAGGTTTGGCGTCGCTATCGCCATAGGGCTGCTGGTCGGGTTGGAACGGGGCTGGCGTGAACGCGACGAACTGGAAGGCAAGCGTGTTGCCGGCATAAGAACGTTCTCAATCACGGGACTGCTCGGCGCTGTGATCGCAGCTCTCTCCCAACTGTCTGGGGCTCCCTGGATGCTTGTTATTGGATTTTCAGTGTTGGGTGCATTAGTCGGCTGGTTCCAGTTTTGGAAGGCGAGTCAGGACGAAGATTTCAGCGTCACGGTCGTAATTGCGGCGCTGTGTGTCTTCGCATTGGGTGCACTCGCTGTTGTCGGTGATTACAAAGTGGCCGCCGCTGGTGGAGCAGCTTTGGCAGGGCTTCTGGCCAGCAGGGAAATCCTCCATTCTCTGCTGAAGCGGTTGACATGGCCTGAAGTCAGGTCGGCGGTCCTCCTGGCTGGGATGACCACAATCGTACTGCCGCTGCTGCCGAACCGGACCATTGATCCGTGGGGTGGATTAAATCCTCACGAGGTTTGGCTGTTCACCGTCCTGACGGCCGCACTGTCCTATCTCGGCTACATTGCTGTCCGCATGCTTGGACCGACGAAGGGTACCCTTATCACTGGACTGTCGGGCGGCATTATCTCATCGACATCGGTCACCGTCGCCTTGGCGAAAAGCGCACATGGTGTAATGAATGCCTTTCCACTGGCGGGCGGGGCTTCGCTTGCAGCAATGGTCTCGATTATCCGTGTCTGCATCGTAGTCGCTCTGCTGAAACCTGATTTGCTAAAGATAATTGCGCCATCGGCGATTGCTGCAGCGTTGGCATTTGGCCTGTGCGGTTTGCTATTGCTTTCGTTCGGGCACGCGCAGAAGGCCGACGAGAGCTCGCTCCCCCGCAATCCTTTTGACCTTATGCAGTTGCTGATATTTGCTGCAGGTTTCGCGGTTGTTTCAACGCTCAGCGCGGCCTTGGTCGAGCGATTTGGGTCAGTCAGTGTTCTTGCGAGTTCTGCTCTGTCTGGCGTGTTCGATGTCGATGTTGCCGTGCTGAGTGCAATTCGCCTCGATGGTGCTATCATTTCGACAGGTCAGGTAGGAGAGGCTATCCTCATGGCAATAGTCGCAAACGGGGCTGGACGCCTTTCACTGGCAATGGTCGCCGGACCCAGTCGATTTTGGCTTCCCCTTTCCGGAGCGACGTTGCTTGCAGCGGGAATTGGCGCGGCCGTCTTCTTTGTCACCGATTTCTCGTGATCCTGCAAACTAGGGATGTTGAGTCAGTCATAGGAAGGGACACTGATTCATTGCCGGGTGTTAGAAAGATGACTGGTCCTGGATAGTCCAAGCCTGTGCTTGAGGAGATTTGTGGAAGCCTCCGGGTGCACAAGAGAATTCTTCTGATATGACTTCTGAGTTTGGTGCGGACATGTGTTCCGCTTCTTTCGCGGCAGAACATAACCGCCAGCCAGTATGGAATACGTAGGCTCGGTCTACTTCACGCTTGTGTGCTCATGACCGAAGCCCGTTAAACGCATTCTCACCGATATTTGGTCGGTAAGTTAAACCGCTTGCGCCACCATCCTCATATTACTGTCCATTCCTGACAACGTGGCCTGTCAGGATTGGATCGTTGAACAGCTTATGAAGCTCCCGCTCAAGCTGATCCTGCGTATAAGGCTTGCCGAGCCGGGAAACGTCAAGATCAACTCCAGGCGGCAGTTCTGCATAGCCCGAGGCGATGAGTATCGGAAGCTTTGGGACAATATGGCGCACTGCAATTGCCAGATCTCCGCCGGTCATACCAGGCATTGAATAGTCGGTGATCAGGAGGTCAAAGCCGGTTCCGTCTCCCAGCTGTTCCAGTGCCTCTTTCCCCGAATGCGCTTCAACGACATCGTGACCGAGGTCCATCAGCATATCGGCTGAGCTCATCGCTATGAGAGGGTCGTCATCCACCAGCAGTATTCGTTTCGGTCCTGATGCGCTCGCGGTCGGGCCAGCCGAGACCTCAATCGCTGCGGAGTCATTTGTGATTTCGGATGTCGAGATTGGGATCCACAGTTCCGCCCTTGTGCCCTTACCCAGTTCGCTTGTCAGCTTGAGGTCGCCTTTCAACTGGGACGCCAGGCCATGGATCATGGAAAGACCAAGTCCGGTGCCTTTTCCAAGTTCCTTGGTCGAAAAAAACGGCTCGATAGCCTTTTGCAGTGTGTCACGATCCATTCCGTGGCCCTGGTCGACGACCGAGAGGGCGACGTAATTGCCTGCCGCAAGCTCACCGGCCTGGACGTTCTGATGGACATGGTCCAGCCCGATAACGATCTCGCCTCCGTCAGGCATGGCATCACGGGCATTGACAACGAGATTGAGGAGCGCGAGCTCGACCTGGTTGGCGTCGGCCGAGACCAGAGGAAGGTGATCTGGCACGTCAGTTTTGATCACCACGGTCGAGCCGACGGACCTTTTCAGAAGGTCTTCCATTCCGGTAACCAGCGCTCGCATATCGACCGGGTCAATGCGTAGGTCCTGCCTGCGCGAGAAAGCGAGAAGCCGTTGGGTGAGGGAAGCGCCACGTTTTGCGCCCTGTTGGGCACCCTCGATGAGGCGGATTGCCCTTGCGTCATTGCCAACGCACTTTCGCAGCAACTCAAGATTACCGAGGACGGCCATCAGGAGGTTGTTGAAATCGTGCGCCACGCCGCCGGTGAGTTGGCCGATCGCTTCCATCTTCTGGGACTGGCGCAAGTGTTGCTCAGCTCGTTCTCGTTGGCTTACCTCTTCCATGACAGTAGCATATGCTTCTTCCAGTTCACGCGTTCGCTCCGCGACGCTCTCTTCCAGAACCTCATTCAACTGCCGTTGATGCTCTTCCGCTTTCAGACGTGAGGTTATGTCGGCCGATACGCCAACAAGCTTGATGGCCTTGCCAGTGCGGTCCCTGTAGAGCTGGGCACGGATCTCCACCCAGTGGGTAGACCCGTCATTCCAGACCGTTCGGTATTCTATCGCGTAGTCGGCGCCCGTTTCGATCGTTGCTCGAACAGCCAACTGCATGCGCTCGAAGTCATCAGGATGGACCGATGCTAAGAGGTCCGCATAGGAAAACTCTTCGTCGGGACCGCGGCCAAAAATTAATCGACATGTTGCCGAAGTGGTCAGTTCATTGGTTGCAAGATCGAGCTCCCACGCGCCAAGCCGGCCGGCGGCAAGGGCCGTCTGGAGGCGACGCTCGCCTTCATCGAGTGCTTCCATTCGGGCCCGGGCATCGAACTGCCGCCGGCGACCGCGCATGGCCGACCGGGCAACACTTATGAAAGTCGTCGCATGAAAAGGTCGCTCGACAAAGCTCACATTTCCCAGAACCTCAGAGAGCCTCGCCGCAGTCGGGTTGCGTTCAGGTCCTCCGCCGCGGTTTGTCAGGATAATGAATGGCAAATCAGACCAACTGGGCTGCGCTGCGATCCAAGCAAAAATCCCTTTCAGGTCCGCTGAACGAAATGCCTCCTCGGTCAACACAGCGAAGGCGATGTTGTCCCCCAGACCTGCGACAAACGACGCAATGTCAGCCACGGTGGTGGAAGATACACCAGCTTCCTTCAGGAGTGACGCTGCAATTTGCGCATCGCGGCCGATCGGAGCATAGACAAGTGCGCGTGTGTCGCCGTTAGGAATTCTTGCTACCCTCCCCGTTGAGAGGAAGAAGCGGGTGTTGATCGCCGACAAAGTTTGGAACGCCGCGAAGGATGCCCTGGAAGTCGGAAAGTGGTTCTCCGAGGGTCAGTCCGTTGCCGGATATTCTGAACTCACGGATCGTGTCTTCGTGAGGGCCTGTGCGCTTCTTGATCACTGATACGGCGCGACGCACTTTTCCGAGCGCCTCGAAATATCTCAGAAGGATGACGCTATCTGCCAGATAAGTGACATCGACGGGCGATTTCATGTCCCCGACGAGGCCATGCTGGGCGACCGTCAGGAATGTGTTGGCTCCCTGCCTGTTGAGGTACTGTAGCAGTTCGTGCATGTGCAAGATGAGAGCATTCTCTTCCGGCATGGAAGCCTGGTAGCCATTGATGCTGTCGATCACCACTGTCTTGGCATCGAAAGTTGATACCCGGTCGCGCACACGCTGTGCAAATTCCCCCGGTGATAGTTCGGCGGCATCGAGTTGCTCGATGTGGACGTGCCCATCTGCCTGCAGCTTCTCCAAGTCGATACCCATTGATCTGGTGCGTGCGTAAAGGAGACCAAGTTCCTCATCGAAAATGAAGACCGCAGCCTTTTCCCCACGCTCGACTGCGGCGTTGACGAACTGCAGAGCAAACAGGCTCTTTCCGGTTCCAGCAGGGCCGATGAGGAGAGTGCTTGATCCACGCTCCACGCCCCCACCGAGAAGGCCGTCGAATTGGGAAAGACCGCTCGACAGGGTCGTTCGTTCGAATTCGGTTCTGTGCTCAATCGCGCGAAGGCGCGGAAAAACTGCAACGCCACCAGTCTTGATAGTGAAATCATGATAGCCGCCGCGAAACGACTGACCGCGATACTTGATCACTCTCAACCGACGCCGCTCGGAGCCGTAATCGGGAGCAAGCTGTTCGAGATGAATGACACCGTGGACTACGCTATGGACCGTCTTGTCAAAATTTTCCGACGTCATGTCATCAAGCAGCAGCACCGTTGCATCGGAGCGAGCGAAGAAGTGTTTCAATGCGAGGATTTGTCTGCGGTATCGCAACGAACTCTGCGCTAGAAGGCGAATTTCAGAGAGGCTATCAATTACGACGCGCTGGGGTTTGATCCGCTCAAAGGCTTGGAAAATCAGTTTTGTCGTTTCACCCAACTCGAGATCTGAGGAGTAGAGCAGGCTTTGCTGTTGCTCGGCGTCGAGAAGGCTTTCCGGGGGGACGAGTTCAAATATCTCGATCCCGCTACCAATCTCCATGCCATGCGATCTGGCGCAATCGCGCAATTCTTCGTCCGTTTCCGACAGGCTGATGTAAAGGCAGCGCTCGCCGCGTATTTCTCCTTCAATAAGGAACTGCAAAGCAATCGTTGTTTTGCCCGTCCCTGGAGAGCCCTCAAGTAAAAAGACATGCCTGCGCGTAAAGCCACCGGAAAGAACATCATCCAGTCCCTTGACGCCAGTTTCTGCTTTTTGACTTAAAACCTGATGCATGTTTCCTCCGGACTTTCTAAAACATCTAGGGCGCGACCTCAGGAGAATCAAGGGCGTAGCGGCGGGAGTGTCTGAGCCCGGACTGCCAATGACGCCCGCCTCAGCGCCGCAGCGCGCAGCGTTTGGCGACGGTTGGCACCGTAATTTGTAGAGGCCTGAAGCTGACTTCGCCGGGTACGCGTGGCTCTTTCGGGAGTAATCTGCGGAGGTCAGGTCACAAACAGCATGATCTCGATTGCGTCCCCGGGGAAGAAGGTTCTTCTTCCGAAGACTGGA
It includes:
- a CDS encoding MgtC/SapB family protein, which codes for MTELMLRFGVAIAIGLLVGLERGWRERDELEGKRVAGIRTFSITGLLGAVIAALSQLSGAPWMLVIGFSVLGALVGWFQFWKASQDEDFSVTVVIAALCVFALGALAVVGDYKVAAAGGAALAGLLASREILHSLLKRLTWPEVRSAVLLAGMTTIVLPLLPNRTIDPWGGLNPHEVWLFTVLTAALSYLGYIAVRMLGPTKGTLITGLSGGIISSTSVTVALAKSAHGVMNAFPLAGGASLAAMVSIIRVCIVVALLKPDLLKIIAPSAIAAALAFGLCGLLLLSFGHAQKADESSLPRNPFDLMQLLIFAAGFAVVSTLSAALVERFGSVSVLASSALSGVFDVDVAVLSAIRLDGAIISTGQVGEAILMAIVANGAGRLSLAMVAGPSRFWLPLSGATLLAAGIGAAVFFVTDFS
- a CDS encoding LysR family transcriptional regulator, with the protein product MRSTDLSELAAFDAVARHRNFRRAGEERGVTASAISHAVGNLEARVGIRLLNRTTRSVSLTDAGAMLLAQLSPAFGEIGSALDALNQFRDTPFGKVRINAPNSVAPFVFRSVIGPLIAENPGLQLEIVATDRLVDIVEEGFDAGIRLGESLRDGMTAVKIKPRLRFAVVGSTSYFERYPLPKTPDDLRGHVCIRNIYPSGKPYPWEFSRAGKIIEFEPTGSLSLDDHELMVEAALSGVGLAYVWEERARSYVQSGSLVECLASWSAPEDWLYLYYPTRKYLSAGLRAVIDALRV
- a CDS encoding ATPase domain-containing protein translates to MHQVLSQKAETGVKGLDDVLSGGFTRRHVFLLEGSPGTGKTTIALQFLIEGEIRGERCLYISLSETDEELRDCARSHGMEIGSGIEIFELVPPESLLDAEQQQSLLYSSDLELGETTKLIFQAFERIKPQRVVIDSLSEIRLLAQSSLRYRRQILALKHFFARSDATVLLLDDMTSENFDKTVHSVVHGVIHLEQLAPDYGSERRRLRVIKYRGQSFRGGYHDFTIKTGGVAVFPRLRAIEHRTEFERTTLSSGLSQFDGLLGGGVERGSSTLLIGPAGTGKSLFALQFVNAAVERGEKAAVFIFDEELGLLYARTRSMGIDLEKLQADGHVHIEQLDAAELSPGEFAQRVRDRVSTFDAKTVVIDSINGYQASMPEENALILHMHELLQYLNRQGANTFLTVAQHGLVGDMKSPVDVTYLADSVILLRYFEALGKVRRAVSVIKKRTGPHEDTIREFRISGNGLTLGEPLSDFQGILRGVPNFVGDQHPLLPLNGEGSKNS
- a CDS encoding hybrid sensor histidine kinase/response regulator translates to MSAINTRFFLSTGRVARIPNGDTRALVYAPIGRDAQIAASLLKEAGVSSTTVADIASFVAGLGDNIAFAVLTEEAFRSADLKGIFAWIAAQPSWSDLPFIILTNRGGGPERNPTAARLSEVLGNVSFVERPFHATTFISVARSAMRGRRRQFDARARMEALDEGERRLQTALAAGRLGAWELDLATNELTTSATCRLIFGRGPDEEFSYADLLASVHPDDFERMQLAVRATIETGADYAIEYRTVWNDGSTHWVEIRAQLYRDRTGKAIKLVGVSADITSRLKAEEHQRQLNEVLEESVAERTRELEEAYATVMEEVSQRERAEQHLRQSQKMEAIGQLTGGVAHDFNNLLMAVLGNLELLRKCVGNDARAIRLIEGAQQGAKRGASLTQRLLAFSRRQDLRIDPVDMRALVTGMEDLLKRSVGSTVVIKTDVPDHLPLVSADANQVELALLNLVVNARDAMPDGGEIVIGLDHVHQNVQAGELAAGNYVALSVVDQGHGMDRDTLQKAIEPFFSTKELGKGTGLGLSMIHGLASQLKGDLKLTSELGKGTRAELWIPISTSEITNDSAAIEVSAGPTASASGPKRILLVDDDPLIAMSSADMLMDLGHDVVEAHSGKEALEQLGDGTGFDLLITDYSMPGMTGGDLAIAVRHIVPKLPILIASGYAELPPGVDLDVSRLGKPYTQDQLERELHKLFNDPILTGHVVRNGQ